In the Candidatus Stygibacter australis genome, one interval contains:
- the trxA gene encoding thioredoxin — translation MEHLTKESFQEKVHDYVNSKEWKYLGKLPCIIDFYADWCGPCKIVGPVMEELAEEYKDKINIYKVNTEEQQELAAAFGIRSIPSILFCPQDSQPQMSVGALGKEQFKSVIEDILIK, via the coding sequence ATGGAACATCTTACAAAAGAGTCTTTTCAAGAAAAAGTTCACGATTACGTGAATAGCAAAGAGTGGAAATATCTTGGTAAATTACCTTGTATTATTGATTTTTATGCCGACTGGTGTGGTCCCTGTAAAATAGTTGGCCCTGTAATGGAAGAGCTGGCAGAAGAATATAAGGATAAGATCAATATCTACAAAGTCAATACTGAAGAACAGCAGGAACTTGCTGCAGCGTTTGGTATTCGCAGTATACCTTCCATCCTTTTCTGCCCTCAGGACTCTCAGCCCCAAATGTCAGTTGGAGCCCTTGGCAAGGAACAATTTAAAAGTGTAATTGAAGACATATTGATCAAGTGA
- a CDS encoding class I SAM-dependent methyltransferase — MDKIKEYLTGLKLTTALDVATGRGEFIEMIRYLAGDGIKITGVDNNDRMLKMAADNDQEVEFVKGDAYSLGFSDESFDLVCMSNSLHHFEFPEKVMSELKRILQPEGLILIQEMVSDEDQTNAQRSHIKLHHYCASIDMIKGVYHDITWEDSKLIGFIKKESCKIVMDAEYSYSMEDEFDANLLEKYLKTTDHYIDLVQENPKYESIKDRGEKLKQYLRSNGFAPAREKLYLIRK, encoded by the coding sequence ATGGATAAGATTAAAGAATATTTAACAGGTTTAAAATTGACTACTGCCCTGGATGTGGCAACCGGTAGAGGTGAATTCATAGAGATGATACGGTACCTGGCCGGAGATGGAATAAAGATAACCGGCGTGGATAACAACGATAGGATGCTGAAAATGGCAGCAGATAATGATCAGGAAGTAGAATTCGTGAAAGGGGATGCCTATTCCCTGGGTTTTTCAGATGAAAGCTTTGACCTGGTGTGCATGTCCAATTCTCTGCACCATTTTGAATTCCCGGAAAAAGTGATGAGCGAATTAAAGCGAATATTGCAACCGGAAGGATTGATCTTGATCCAGGAAATGGTGAGTGATGAAGATCAAACCAATGCTCAAAGGTCTCATATAAAACTTCATCATTACTGTGCATCTATTGATATGATCAAAGGTGTTTATCATGATATAACCTGGGAAGATAGTAAGCTGATCGGTTTTATAAAGAAGGAGTCATGTAAGATCGTGATGGATGCTGAGTATTCCTATTCTATGGAAGATGAATTTGACGCAAATTTACTTGAGAAGTATCTTAAGACAACAGATCATTATATTGATCTGGTTCAAGAAAACCCAAAATATGAAAGTATTAAAGACAGGGGAGAGAAGTTGAAGCAGTATTTGAGATCTAATGGTTTTGCCCCGGCTAGAGAGAAATTGTATCTGATCCGGAAATAA
- a CDS encoding DUF6144 family protein, with translation MDDFEKSWRDKINSQKEVCESRRLIDLLADESQSELEFTKNLIELLKEEFGTEQSIDILLGAACHYPHSELAEIRKEYAGIGKLEAAHEMLQRKFDTFIESLLLEQKDIIAEIKKRHWGLAGRLEGNRIFAAKIPKSGYLKEYFQETDPEKRRLLYCHCPRIRQYHDRSEIDALYCYCGGGFYQDIWEYITGKEVKVKLLKSIIKGDDHCLFELLITENDI, from the coding sequence ATGGATGATTTTGAGAAGAGCTGGCGTGATAAAATAAATTCTCAGAAAGAAGTATGCGAAAGCAGAAGATTGATAGACCTTCTGGCTGATGAATCTCAGAGCGAACTGGAATTCACAAAGAATCTGATCGAATTATTAAAAGAAGAGTTTGGCACTGAACAGTCAATAGATATTCTCTTGGGAGCAGCATGTCACTATCCTCATAGTGAATTAGCTGAGATCAGAAAGGAATATGCAGGTATTGGAAAATTAGAGGCAGCACATGAGATGCTGCAGAGAAAATTTGATACCTTTATTGAAAGCCTGTTACTTGAACAAAAAGATATAATTGCTGAGATAAAAAAAAGACATTGGGGTTTAGCTGGGCGATTAGAGGGGAATAGGATATTTGCTGCCAAGATCCCAAAGAGCGGTTATCTGAAGGAATATTTTCAGGAAACTGATCCAGAAAAGCGACGTTTGCTATATTGTCATTGCCCCAGAATCAGGCAATATCATGATAGATCAGAGATTGATGCTTTATATTGCTATTGTGGAGGGGGATTTTATCAGGATATCTGGGAGTATATTACAGGAAAAGAAGTGAAGGTAAAGCTACTCAAATCAATTATTAAAGGAGATGATCATTGCCTGTTTGAATTACTGATAACGGAAAATGATATTTAA